One Molothrus ater isolate BHLD 08-10-18 breed brown headed cowbird chromosome 4, BPBGC_Mater_1.1, whole genome shotgun sequence genomic window carries:
- the LOC118686406 gene encoding histone PARylation factor 1 isoform X2 — protein sequence MLSLATGFLSCSYSEKNGAVKKRRSNQADIPDSLCQEAETCYQLRLPEDFYQFWKFCEELDPEKPSDALVSSVGLKLVGPYDILAGKHKKAKSRDVNFNLHWRFFYDPPEFQTILVGDSRTQYHMGYFRDVPDELPVWVGANEAKKGCVISQVGDNVFAAVKLFLSKKLKEVADKKKNAVLRDIDEKLTRTAKELGYSLEQKTLKMKQRDKKVVTKAFHGAGLVVPVDKNDVGYRELPETNANLKKICKAIVDAPTDEERVKAFAPIQEMLTFVQFANDECDYGMGYELGMDLFCYGSHYFHKTVGQLLPLAYTLLKRNLFAEIIEQHLGSRREEGLDQLEP from the exons ATGCTCTCTCTAGCAACAGGCTTTCTTTCTTGTtcttat agtgaaaaaaatggAGCTGTCAAGAAGAGAAGATCAAACCAGGCAGATATTCCTGATAGTCTTTGCCAAGAAGCAGAAACATGCTATCAGCTTAGACTGCCTGAGGACTTCTACCAGTTTTGGAAGTTTTGTGAGGAGCTAGATCCTGAGAAACCAAGTG ATGCACTTGTGTCAAGTGTTGGACTTAAGCTGGTTGGACCATATGATATTCttgctggaaaacacaaaaaagcaaaatcaagaGATGTGAACTTCAATCTTCATTGGAGATTCTTCTATGATCCCCCAGAATTTCAGACTATACTTGTTGGGGATAGCAGAACACAGTATCACATGGGATATTTCag GGATGTGCCAGATGAGCTGCCAGTGTGGGTTGGTGCAAATGAAGCGAAGAAGGGTTGTGTGATTTCACAAGTTGGCGATAATGTCTTTGCTGCAGTCAA ATTATTTTTGTCAAAGAAACTTAAGGAAGTGgctgataaaaagaaaaatgctgttttgagAGACATAGATGAAAAGCTAACAAGAACAGCAAAAGAACTGGGTTATTCTCTGgaacaaaaaaccctgaagatGAAACAGAGAGATAAGAAA GTGGTGACCAAAGCATTTCATGGAGCAGGCCTAGTCGTTCCTGTAGACAAAAATGATGTTGGATACAGAGAACTTCCTGAAACAAATG ctaatcttaaaaaaatttgtAAGGCCATTGTTGATGCTCCGACTGATGAGGAGAGAGTGAAGGCCTTTGCACCCATTCAAGAAATGCTGACCTTTGTTCAGTTTGCTAATGATGAGTGCGATTATGGAATGGGATATGAGCTGGGCATGGACCTGTTTTGCTATGGATCACAT TACTTCCACAAGACGGTgggccagctgctgcccctggcttACACCCTGCTGAAGAGGAACCTCTTTGCCGAAATCATcgagcagcacctgggcagcCGGCGGGAGGAGGGCCTGGATCAGCTGGAGCCCTGA
- the LOC118686406 gene encoding histone PARylation factor 1 isoform X3, which produces MASEKNGAVKKRRSNQADIPDSLCQEAETCYQLRLPEDFYQFWKFCEELDPEKPSDALVSSVGLKLVGPYDILAGKHKKAKSRDVNFNLHWRFFYDPPEFQTILVGDSRTQYHMGYFRDVPDELPVWVGANEAKKGCVISQVGDNVFAAVKLFLSKKLKEVADKKKNAVLRDIDEKLTRTAKELGYSLEQKTLKMKQRDKKVVTKAFHGAGLVVPVDKNDVGYRELPETNANLKKICKAIVDAPTDEERVKAFAPIQEMLTFVQFANDECDYGMGYELGMDLFCYGSHYFHKTVGQLLPLAYTLLKRNLFAEIIEQHLGSRREEGLDQLEP; this is translated from the exons ATGGCG agtgaaaaaaatggAGCTGTCAAGAAGAGAAGATCAAACCAGGCAGATATTCCTGATAGTCTTTGCCAAGAAGCAGAAACATGCTATCAGCTTAGACTGCCTGAGGACTTCTACCAGTTTTGGAAGTTTTGTGAGGAGCTAGATCCTGAGAAACCAAGTG ATGCACTTGTGTCAAGTGTTGGACTTAAGCTGGTTGGACCATATGATATTCttgctggaaaacacaaaaaagcaaaatcaagaGATGTGAACTTCAATCTTCATTGGAGATTCTTCTATGATCCCCCAGAATTTCAGACTATACTTGTTGGGGATAGCAGAACACAGTATCACATGGGATATTTCag GGATGTGCCAGATGAGCTGCCAGTGTGGGTTGGTGCAAATGAAGCGAAGAAGGGTTGTGTGATTTCACAAGTTGGCGATAATGTCTTTGCTGCAGTCAA ATTATTTTTGTCAAAGAAACTTAAGGAAGTGgctgataaaaagaaaaatgctgttttgagAGACATAGATGAAAAGCTAACAAGAACAGCAAAAGAACTGGGTTATTCTCTGgaacaaaaaaccctgaagatGAAACAGAGAGATAAGAAA GTGGTGACCAAAGCATTTCATGGAGCAGGCCTAGTCGTTCCTGTAGACAAAAATGATGTTGGATACAGAGAACTTCCTGAAACAAATG ctaatcttaaaaaaatttgtAAGGCCATTGTTGATGCTCCGACTGATGAGGAGAGAGTGAAGGCCTTTGCACCCATTCAAGAAATGCTGACCTTTGTTCAGTTTGCTAATGATGAGTGCGATTATGGAATGGGATATGAGCTGGGCATGGACCTGTTTTGCTATGGATCACAT TACTTCCACAAGACGGTgggccagctgctgcccctggcttACACCCTGCTGAAGAGGAACCTCTTTGCCGAAATCATcgagcagcacctgggcagcCGGCGGGAGGAGGGCCTGGATCAGCTGGAGCCCTGA
- the LOC118686406 gene encoding histone PARylation factor 1 isoform X1, whose amino-acid sequence MAGGGKRRPRGAAGPAGEQSEKNGAVKKRRSNQADIPDSLCQEAETCYQLRLPEDFYQFWKFCEELDPEKPSDALVSSVGLKLVGPYDILAGKHKKAKSRDVNFNLHWRFFYDPPEFQTILVGDSRTQYHMGYFRDVPDELPVWVGANEAKKGCVISQVGDNVFAAVKLFLSKKLKEVADKKKNAVLRDIDEKLTRTAKELGYSLEQKTLKMKQRDKKVVTKAFHGAGLVVPVDKNDVGYRELPETNANLKKICKAIVDAPTDEERVKAFAPIQEMLTFVQFANDECDYGMGYELGMDLFCYGSHYFHKTVGQLLPLAYTLLKRNLFAEIIEQHLGSRREEGLDQLEP is encoded by the exons aTGGCAGGTGGCGGGAAGCGGAGGCCGCGCGGCGCGGCGGGACCGGCCGGAGAGCAG agtgaaaaaaatggAGCTGTCAAGAAGAGAAGATCAAACCAGGCAGATATTCCTGATAGTCTTTGCCAAGAAGCAGAAACATGCTATCAGCTTAGACTGCCTGAGGACTTCTACCAGTTTTGGAAGTTTTGTGAGGAGCTAGATCCTGAGAAACCAAGTG ATGCACTTGTGTCAAGTGTTGGACTTAAGCTGGTTGGACCATATGATATTCttgctggaaaacacaaaaaagcaaaatcaagaGATGTGAACTTCAATCTTCATTGGAGATTCTTCTATGATCCCCCAGAATTTCAGACTATACTTGTTGGGGATAGCAGAACACAGTATCACATGGGATATTTCag GGATGTGCCAGATGAGCTGCCAGTGTGGGTTGGTGCAAATGAAGCGAAGAAGGGTTGTGTGATTTCACAAGTTGGCGATAATGTCTTTGCTGCAGTCAA ATTATTTTTGTCAAAGAAACTTAAGGAAGTGgctgataaaaagaaaaatgctgttttgagAGACATAGATGAAAAGCTAACAAGAACAGCAAAAGAACTGGGTTATTCTCTGgaacaaaaaaccctgaagatGAAACAGAGAGATAAGAAA GTGGTGACCAAAGCATTTCATGGAGCAGGCCTAGTCGTTCCTGTAGACAAAAATGATGTTGGATACAGAGAACTTCCTGAAACAAATG ctaatcttaaaaaaatttgtAAGGCCATTGTTGATGCTCCGACTGATGAGGAGAGAGTGAAGGCCTTTGCACCCATTCAAGAAATGCTGACCTTTGTTCAGTTTGCTAATGATGAGTGCGATTATGGAATGGGATATGAGCTGGGCATGGACCTGTTTTGCTATGGATCACAT TACTTCCACAAGACGGTgggccagctgctgcccctggcttACACCCTGCTGAAGAGGAACCTCTTTGCCGAAATCATcgagcagcacctgggcagcCGGCGGGAGGAGGGCCTGGATCAGCTGGAGCCCTGA